A genome region from Akkermansiaceae bacterium includes the following:
- the cysE gene encoding serine O-acetyltransferase: protein MKLCGGEAANLENLWAKLRSEAERLHAEEAGLRHLVEDVVISRGSFAESLAARLGRRLAREDMPREMIEPLFSEIISANSRIAHACGRDLLAMFERDPACFSPLEPLLFFKGFMALSTYRVSHSLWQDGRRWLALYLQSVSSEVFSTDIHPAARIGCGILLDHATSFVVGETAIIEDDVSILHEVTLGGTGKATGDRHPIIRSGVLLGAGAKILGRVEIGTHAKVGAGSVVLADVPPHTTVAGVPAVVVGESRDANPAMEMNQHLDCRGGKP, encoded by the coding sequence ATGAAGTTGTGCGGTGGGGAAGCCGCGAATTTGGAAAACCTGTGGGCGAAGTTGCGCTCGGAGGCGGAGAGGCTGCACGCGGAGGAGGCGGGGCTGCGGCATCTCGTGGAGGACGTGGTGATCTCGCGCGGGAGCTTTGCGGAATCGCTGGCGGCGCGCCTCGGCAGGCGGCTGGCGCGGGAGGACATGCCGCGCGAGATGATCGAGCCCTTGTTTTCGGAAATCATCTCCGCCAACAGCCGCATCGCCCATGCCTGCGGGCGGGATTTGCTGGCGATGTTCGAGCGGGATCCGGCCTGCTTTTCGCCTCTTGAGCCGCTGCTTTTTTTCAAGGGCTTCATGGCCCTCTCCACCTACCGGGTGAGCCATAGCCTCTGGCAGGACGGGCGGCGCTGGTTGGCGCTCTATCTCCAGAGCGTATCCTCCGAGGTCTTTTCCACCGACATCCATCCCGCGGCGAGGATAGGCTGCGGGATATTGCTGGATCATGCGACTTCGTTCGTCGTCGGCGAGACGGCGATCATCGAGGACGATGTGTCCATACTCCATGAGGTCACGCTGGGAGGAACCGGCAAGGCGACCGGCGACCGCCACCCGATCATCCGCTCCGGCGTGCTTCTGGGCGCGGGTGCGAAAATCCTCGGGAGGGTGGAGATCGGCACGCATGCGAAGGTGGGAGCGGGAAGCGTGGTGCTGGCGGATGTACCGCCGCACACGACGGTTGCGGGGGTTCCGGCGGTGGTCGTCGGGG
- a CDS encoding Rrf2 family transcriptional regulator, translating into MKISQKLEYACRALVQLAKTYDGKTLTRLDDLAQREAVSANFLVQILNDLRRAAIIDSRRGANGGYLLSRPAENITLRQIVEAVEPSQLQNTALEHGESGSAVRRAWEGVSTKLAGDLDTVTLESIASPPSDPMFYI; encoded by the coding sequence ATGAAAATTTCCCAAAAATTAGAATACGCATGCCGCGCCCTCGTGCAGCTCGCGAAGACCTATGACGGGAAGACCCTTACCCGACTCGACGACCTTGCGCAACGCGAAGCTGTCTCCGCGAACTTTTTGGTCCAGATCCTCAATGACCTCCGCCGCGCCGCCATCATCGACTCCCGCCGGGGTGCCAACGGCGGCTACCTCCTCTCCCGCCCGGCGGAAAACATCACCCTGCGCCAGATCGTAGAGGCCGTGGAGCCCTCCCAGCTCCAGAACACCGCCCTGGAGCACGGCGAATCCGGCTCCGCCGTCCGCCGCGCATGGGAGGGCGTTTCCACCAAACTCGCCGGCGACCTCGACACCGTGACCCTTGAATCCATCGCCAGCCCGCCCTCGGATCCGATGTTCTACATCTGA